A region from the Leptolyngbya iicbica LK genome encodes:
- a CDS encoding DUF1971 domain-containing protein has translation MKSLPTNCVPYKRTAEFTDDSVPDALLQAHSTKVNVWGKIVVLTGNLTYQILEPEWEAIALRPGIDGVIEPTIKHQVVPQPGVRFYVEFYRPTL, from the coding sequence ATGAAATCACTACCCACCAATTGCGTCCCTTACAAGCGCACCGCCGAATTCACTGACGACTCTGTGCCCGATGCGCTGCTCCAAGCCCATTCCACCAAGGTGAATGTGTGGGGCAAAATCGTCGTACTCACAGGCAATCTGACTTATCAGATTTTGGAACCAGAATGGGAAGCGATTGCTCTGCGCCCAGGCATCGACGGTGTCATTGAACCCACTATCAAACATCAGGTTGTCCCCCAACCTGGCGTGCGTTTTTATGTTGAGTTTTATCGCCCGACGCTTTAA
- a CDS encoding response regulator: MSAITSSTLTILSIDDSIVMQQLIKQTLSEEYRVLLCDSAIQALALINQEPISLVLLDVSMPEMDGLDFCRTVRSIPKFQHLPIVMVTGRDSNLDKLQGRLAGATEYLTKPFDTEQLKEILRRLTATLA; this comes from the coding sequence ATGTCTGCAATAACGTCATCGACGCTTACGATTTTGTCAATTGATGACAGCATAGTGATGCAGCAACTCATCAAACAAACGCTGTCAGAAGAATATCGAGTACTGCTCTGTGATAGTGCCATTCAGGCATTAGCGCTGATCAATCAAGAACCGATCTCACTCGTGCTGCTCGATGTTTCGATGCCTGAGATGGATGGTCTCGATTTTTGCCGTACGGTGCGCAGCATTCCGAAATTTCAACATTTGCCGATCGTCATGGTGACTGGGCGTGATAGTAACCTTGATAAGTTGCAGGGGCGGTTGGCTGGGGCGACGGAGTACTTGACTAAGCCCTTTGATACTGAGCAATTAAAAGAGATTTTGCGCCGACTCACGGCAACGCTGGCATGA
- a CDS encoding ATP-binding protein — translation MKGISQHTLKDEIGGLPMTGIDDEPLYKKIVRVKTLHQNLAEQAAPVSIDHAREASKLFGLTKQIRNSLELETILQTTVAEVQKLLRNDCCYFLWRLESGTRDTLVITHEAKSPDCASRLGDLPEAHAEALSEAIARRQTVRIDDVHNRLETSPEFYAFFQPLGIQAALVLPLQTHSGQTGALFCAQCHGVRIWSDTEVELLQALADQVAISIDQAELLARARATAMAAQTQAQQVSAALQKLQQTQAQLVQHEKMSSLGQLVAGVAHEINNPINFIDGNIEPATDYIKDLLELIELYQTTYPEPTEAIRQKEADIDLDFMVEDLLKVLSSMKLGTSRIKQIVLSLRNFSRLDEAEIKPVDLHEGLDNTLVILKSRLRGSNQQDPIQVTRQYSSLPLIECHAGQINQVFMNILSNAIDALETTSQPQIKIETQLVEQFQADVSDSEQPDVPYVEVRIRDNGSGMDDAVQQKIFDPFYTTKPVGKGTGLGMSISYQIIVEKHHGTLQCVSEVGQGTEFIVRIPVQVTE, via the coding sequence ATGAAAGGGATCTCTCAACACACGCTGAAAGACGAGATCGGGGGGCTACCGATGACTGGGATCGATGACGAACCCCTCTACAAAAAAATCGTGCGGGTGAAAACACTGCATCAGAACTTGGCAGAGCAAGCCGCGCCGGTTTCGATTGATCATGCGCGTGAAGCATCCAAGCTTTTTGGCTTGACGAAGCAGATTCGCAATTCTCTGGAACTGGAGACGATTCTCCAAACAACGGTCGCTGAAGTGCAAAAGCTACTGCGCAATGACTGCTGTTATTTTTTATGGCGGTTAGAGAGCGGGACTCGCGACACGTTAGTCATCACCCACGAAGCCAAATCACCAGACTGTGCGAGCCGCCTGGGAGACTTGCCAGAGGCTCATGCTGAGGCTTTATCGGAGGCGATTGCCCGGCGGCAGACTGTCCGTATTGATGATGTCCACAATCGGTTAGAAACGTCTCCAGAGTTCTATGCTTTTTTCCAACCGTTGGGCATTCAAGCCGCATTAGTGCTGCCGTTGCAAACCCACTCTGGCCAAACCGGAGCCTTATTTTGCGCCCAGTGCCACGGCGTTAGAATCTGGTCAGATACAGAAGTTGAACTGTTGCAGGCATTGGCCGACCAGGTTGCCATTTCGATTGACCAAGCTGAATTGTTAGCCCGTGCCCGTGCGACGGCTATGGCAGCGCAAACCCAGGCCCAACAGGTTTCAGCAGCCCTGCAAAAGTTGCAGCAAACTCAAGCCCAACTCGTCCAGCATGAAAAAATGTCGAGCTTGGGTCAACTGGTGGCGGGCGTGGCTCACGAAATCAATAATCCCATCAACTTTATTGATGGCAATATCGAACCGGCCACCGACTACATCAAAGACCTGCTGGAGCTAATTGAGCTATATCAGACCACCTACCCGGAACCCACCGAAGCCATTCGCCAAAAAGAAGCCGACATTGATCTGGACTTTATGGTCGAAGATCTGCTTAAGGTGCTGTCGTCGATGAAGCTAGGCACCAGTCGGATCAAACAGATCGTCTTGTCGCTGCGGAATTTTTCTCGCCTTGACGAAGCTGAGATTAAACCTGTCGATTTGCATGAAGGACTGGATAACACCCTTGTGATTCTTAAGAGTCGTCTGCGTGGCAGCAATCAGCAAGACCCTATTCAGGTGACTCGTCAATATAGCTCATTGCCCTTGATTGAGTGCCATGCAGGCCAAATTAATCAAGTGTTTATGAATATTTTGAGTAATGCGATCGATGCGTTAGAAACCACGTCCCAGCCCCAAATCAAAATTGAGACACAGCTGGTTGAGCAATTTCAGGCAGATGTCTCCGACAGCGAACAGCCCGATGTGCCGTATGTGGAGGTGCGCATTCGGGATAACGGTTCGGGTATGGATGACGCGGTGCAACAGAAGATTTTTGATCCGTTCTACACGACGAAACCGGTGGGTAAGGGCACTGGGTTGGGAATGTCGATTAGCTATCAAATCATCGTAGAAAAGCACCACGGTACGTTGCAATGTGTTTCTGAAGTGGGTCAAGGAACCGAGTTCATTGTGCGGATTCCGGTGCAGGTAACCGAATGA
- a CDS encoding glycosyltransferase family 4 protein yields MLPCVVNGDIFTPGPPNPELVAQYDLAGCRVLMTVARLWSGDIYKGVDVTIRALPKILSQFPDVKYLVVGRGDDQPRLAQMAQDLGVAERVVFAGFVPDDLLVAHYRLADAYVMPSREGFGIVYLEAMACGVPTVSGDDDGSADPLQDGRVGWRVPYRDPEAVAAACIELLHGGDQRCDGEWLRQQTLEHFSPASLQRSLEQVLATS; encoded by the coding sequence ATGCTGCCGTGTGTGGTGAATGGCGATATCTTTACCCCTGGCCCGCCTAATCCGGAATTGGTAGCGCAATATGATTTGGCTGGGTGTCGGGTGCTGATGACGGTAGCACGGCTGTGGTCGGGGGACATCTATAAGGGGGTAGATGTCACGATTCGAGCGCTGCCCAAAATTCTCAGTCAGTTTCCTGATGTGAAGTATTTGGTGGTGGGTCGGGGTGATGATCAACCCCGTCTCGCCCAAATGGCTCAAGACTTAGGGGTAGCTGAACGGGTGGTGTTTGCCGGGTTTGTGCCGGATGATTTGTTGGTAGCCCATTACCGTCTGGCGGATGCCTATGTGATGCCGTCACGAGAAGGGTTTGGCATCGTTTATCTAGAAGCCATGGCTTGTGGGGTGCCGACAGTATCGGGGGACGATGATGGTTCGGCAGATCCGTTACAAGATGGTCGGGTGGGCTGGCGGGTGCCGTATCGTGACCCTGAGGCGGTGGCTGCGGCTTGTATTGAACTGCTGCACGGTGGGGATCAGCGTTGCGATGGCGAGTGGTTACGACAACAGACGCTGGAGCACTTTAGTCCGGCTAGTTTGCAGCGATCGCTAGAGCAAGTTTTGGCGACTTCTTAA
- a CDS encoding ATP-binding protein encodes MQKSTCLVVDSRLETLNDIQAWFAHWYHSLEAEFSWVRRHGDRLNIAVAEGFTNAVRHAHGHLPPETPIKIEVHLVSDRLTICIWDHGQPFDPNQLPEPEPGSLLCHGGYGWFLLRRAVDRVTYRRQGERNCLEIMQNRHPSSPVR; translated from the coding sequence ATGCAAAAATCTACGTGTCTGGTCGTTGATAGTCGGTTAGAGACTCTGAATGACATCCAGGCTTGGTTTGCTCACTGGTATCACTCATTAGAAGCAGAGTTTAGCTGGGTACGACGTCACGGCGATCGCCTCAACATCGCTGTTGCCGAAGGATTCACTAACGCAGTACGACATGCCCATGGCCATTTGCCCCCCGAAACGCCAATCAAAATTGAGGTGCATTTAGTCAGCGATCGCCTCACAATTTGCATTTGGGATCATGGTCAACCCTTTGACCCCAATCAACTGCCAGAGCCAGAGCCCGGCAGTCTGCTTTGTCACGGTGGCTACGGCTGGTTTCTTCTCAGGCGAGCCGTTGATCGCGTGACTTATCGGCGGCAGGGCGAACGAAACTGTCTCGAAATTATGCAAAATCGACATCCGTCCAGCCCCGTCAGATAA
- the petD gene encoding cytochrome b6-f complex subunit IV has translation MATIKKPDLSDPKLREKLKQGMGHNYYGEPAWPNDLLYIFPVVILGTIACCVGLAVLDPAMVGEPADPFATPLEILPEWYLYPTFQILRVVPNKLLGIGAMTAIPLGLMLVPFLENVNKFQNPFRRPVATTVFLFGTAVTLWLGIGATFPIDKSLTLGLF, from the coding sequence ATGGCAACTATCAAGAAACCGGATCTGAGTGATCCGAAGCTGAGAGAAAAGCTTAAGCAGGGTATGGGCCACAACTATTATGGTGAGCCCGCCTGGCCCAACGATTTGCTTTACATCTTTCCAGTGGTGATTTTAGGCACGATTGCCTGCTGTGTTGGCTTGGCCGTGCTAGACCCTGCGATGGTGGGTGAGCCCGCTGATCCTTTTGCAACGCCTTTAGAGATCTTGCCTGAGTGGTATCTCTATCCAACTTTCCAAATTTTGCGCGTGGTTCCCAACAAGCTTTTGGGCATCGGAGCGATGACCGCTATTCCTTTGGGCTTGATGCTCGTTCCCTTTTTGGAAAATGTCAACAAGTTCCAAAACCCTTTTCGCCGTCCAGTGGCAACTACAGTCTTTTTGTTTGGGACTGCTGTTACCTTATGGCTGGGGATCGGAGCCACTTTCCCAATTGATAAGTCTTTGACTTTGGGCTTGTTCTAG
- the petB gene encoding cytochrome b6, giving the protein MFTKQVTDSKAYQWFNERLEVQAIADDISSKYVPPHVNIFYCLGGITLTCFIIQFATGFAMTFYYKPTVTDAFASVQYLMTDVNFGWLIRSIHRWSASMMVLMMILHVFRVYLTGGFKKPRELTWVTGVVLAVITVTFGVTGYSLPWDQVGYWAVKIVSGVPGAIPVVGSTVVELMRGGEAVGQATLTRFYSLHTFVLPWAIAVFMLLHFLMIRKQGISGPL; this is encoded by the coding sequence ATGTTTACCAAGCAAGTTACCGATTCCAAAGCTTATCAGTGGTTTAACGAACGACTGGAAGTACAGGCGATCGCCGACGATATTTCTAGTAAGTACGTGCCGCCCCACGTCAACATCTTCTATTGCCTGGGCGGTATTACCCTGACCTGCTTCATTATTCAGTTCGCCACCGGCTTTGCAATGACCTTTTATTACAAGCCCACGGTGACCGATGCGTTCGCGTCAGTTCAATATTTGATGACTGATGTGAACTTTGGCTGGTTGATTCGCTCTATTCATCGCTGGTCGGCCAGCATGATGGTGCTAATGATGATTCTTCATGTTTTCCGGGTATACCTCACTGGCGGCTTCAAAAAGCCTCGTGAGTTGACCTGGGTGACGGGTGTGGTGCTGGCCGTCATTACCGTAACCTTTGGGGTGACTGGCTACTCTCTACCTTGGGACCAAGTTGGCTACTGGGCCGTCAAGATTGTGTCTGGTGTGCCCGGCGCAATTCCAGTTGTCGGTTCTACGGTGGTTGAGCTGATGCGCGGTGGTGAGGCTGTTGGTCAGGCAACCCTGACTCGCTTTTACAGCTTGCATACTTTTGTGCTGCCTTGGGCGATCGCCGTCTTCATGCTGTTGCACTTCCTGATGATTCGGAAGCAGGGCATCTCTGGCCCTCTCTAG
- a CDS encoding S41 family peptidase, whose amino-acid sequence MGKQILRWVALGLLIGGLALGMAPHSALALTDEQSLIAEVWRLVNRAYLDETFNRQNWWFVRDRYIKRDYESRDETYDAIREMLASLDDPYTRLLPPEQYRSLQTSTAGELTGVGLQIAKDETDQTLQVIAPIEGSPAAAADLQPRDRILAIDGHATAELTLDEAANFMRGPVGTTVMLTVSRATQAPMEITLTRDVVSLNPVITRLDRISPELNVGYIRLSQFNANAATEVAATIATFEAKGANAYILDLRNNPGGLLNGGIEIARLWLDQGTIVYTFDRRGVLDDFVADGTALTDAPLVLLVNEGTASASEILAGALQDNRRAQLVGNTTFGKGLIQSLFDLSDGSGLVVTVAKYKTPANHDINRSGIRPNKTVTLGPISRDQIGTASDTQYQAAIDLLKQSSVMASAP is encoded by the coding sequence ATGGGAAAACAGATTTTACGCTGGGTGGCTTTGGGACTGTTGATCGGAGGATTGGCCCTGGGCATGGCCCCGCATTCAGCGTTGGCCCTGACCGATGAGCAAAGTTTAATTGCTGAAGTCTGGCGCTTAGTCAACCGCGCCTACCTGGATGAAACCTTTAATCGGCAGAATTGGTGGTTTGTGCGCGATCGCTACATCAAGCGCGATTATGAGAGCCGTGATGAGACCTACGATGCCATTCGCGAAATGCTGGCGTCGTTAGACGATCCTTACACGCGACTACTACCGCCGGAGCAATACCGCAGCCTGCAAACCAGCACGGCAGGCGAGCTGACGGGAGTCGGGTTACAAATCGCCAAAGACGAAACCGATCAAACGTTACAGGTCATTGCCCCGATTGAAGGCTCCCCGGCAGCAGCGGCAGATTTGCAACCCCGCGATCGCATTCTCGCCATTGACGGCCATGCCACAGCCGAGCTCACTTTAGATGAGGCGGCTAACTTTATGCGTGGTCCTGTGGGTACAACGGTCATGTTGACGGTGTCACGGGCAACACAAGCACCAATGGAGATTACCCTGACTCGGGATGTGGTGAGTTTGAATCCGGTCATCACTCGACTCGACCGCATCTCACCAGAGCTGAACGTTGGGTACATTCGCCTGAGTCAGTTCAATGCCAATGCCGCGACGGAAGTGGCCGCCACCATCGCAACGTTTGAAGCTAAGGGGGCAAATGCCTACATCCTTGATTTGCGCAATAATCCGGGCGGATTGCTGAATGGCGGCATTGAGATTGCTCGCCTCTGGCTCGATCAGGGCACCATTGTCTACACCTTTGACCGCCGTGGTGTTTTGGATGATTTTGTGGCTGATGGCACGGCGTTGACGGATGCTCCTTTGGTCTTGCTGGTCAACGAGGGGACGGCCAGTGCCAGTGAAATTTTGGCAGGGGCTTTGCAAGATAACCGTCGGGCACAGCTCGTTGGGAACACTACGTTTGGCAAAGGGCTCATTCAGTCGTTGTTCGATCTTTCGGATGGGTCGGGCTTGGTAGTGACCGTGGCGAAATATAAGACGCCTGCCAACCATGACATTAATCGCTCTGGCATTCGTCCGAATAAGACGGTGACGTTAGGGCCAATTTCTCGCGATCAAATTGGCACCGCCAGCGATACCCAGTACCAAGCCGCGATTGATTTACTCAAACAATCATCGGTGATGGCCAGTGCCCCTTAA
- a CDS encoding HD domain-containing protein produces MPLKQNRTYHDPLHGAIALDRHEPVEQLLICLIDTPEFQRLRRVRQLGTASLTFHGAESSRFTHSLGVMELTRRAFDLLANRYPQLWPHRATVLCAALLHDLGHGPFSHTAEEIFKTHHEYWTRRIMRESPHIQPLLAAFDPELIAAIEAVFTHQHPVPLIWQLVSSQLDCDRLDYLLRDSYFTGASYGHLDLDRIIQSMDLDGDGNLVLSRNGQTAIEHYLLVRYFMYAQVYNHPKNLAATWILQHAFSRAKVCFEQGQLDADATMTAWLQHPQPGLRLADYLAADDIVFTYHLQRWQSHGDRTLADLCQRFIHRNLFKGRDVSGLGEGDRATLLSHTQAKVMELGYDPKIYCGLSQSQSRGYTLYQRGIKLWIDDQPVDINTVSPVVEPLTHTYQRTWLLHPPEITAWLDEQLAQLTQTKVAVSPER; encoded by the coding sequence GTGCCCCTTAAACAAAACCGCACGTATCATGACCCACTGCATGGGGCGATCGCACTAGATCGTCACGAACCCGTTGAGCAACTGCTAATTTGCCTGATCGACACGCCGGAATTTCAGCGCTTACGACGGGTGAGACAACTGGGTACCGCTAGCCTGACGTTTCATGGGGCCGAGAGTTCGCGCTTTACCCACTCGCTGGGGGTCATGGAACTGACGCGCCGCGCTTTCGATTTATTGGCGAATCGGTATCCGCAGCTATGGCCCCACCGTGCGACGGTGCTGTGTGCGGCGCTGCTACACGACTTGGGGCACGGTCCCTTTAGCCACACCGCCGAAGAAATCTTTAAAACCCATCATGAATACTGGACGCGGCGCATCATGCGGGAGTCGCCCCACATACAGCCGCTATTGGCAGCCTTTGATCCAGAGCTGATTGCCGCGATTGAAGCGGTCTTTACCCATCAGCATCCCGTGCCGCTAATCTGGCAATTGGTATCGAGCCAGCTAGATTGCGATCGCTTGGATTACCTACTGCGTGACAGCTACTTTACCGGAGCATCCTACGGTCATTTAGATCTGGATCGCATTATCCAATCGATGGATCTTGATGGTGACGGTAACTTGGTGCTGTCACGCAATGGGCAGACTGCGATCGAACATTATTTGCTGGTGCGCTACTTCATGTACGCCCAGGTTTACAACCATCCCAAAAACTTGGCCGCCACCTGGATTTTGCAGCACGCTTTTAGCCGGGCCAAGGTCTGCTTTGAGCAAGGGCAGTTAGACGCGGATGCCACGATGACGGCATGGCTCCAGCATCCTCAACCGGGACTCCGATTAGCAGATTATTTAGCAGCGGATGACATTGTCTTTACCTATCATCTGCAGCGCTGGCAATCCCATGGCGATCGCACCCTGGCAGACCTCTGTCAGCGATTTATTCACCGCAATTTGTTTAAAGGTCGCGATGTCTCTGGATTAGGCGAGGGCGATCGCGCCACTCTGCTTTCACACACCCAGGCCAAAGTGATGGAACTCGGCTACGACCCCAAGATTTACTGCGGGCTAAGCCAAAGCCAAAGCCGAGGGTACACCCTCTATCAGCGCGGCATCAAACTGTGGATCGATGACCAACCGGTGGATATCAACACTGTGTCCCCTGTGGTCGAACCTCTTACGCACACCTATCAGCGCACTTGGCTGCTGCATCCCCCTGAGATCACAGCTTGGCTGGATGAGCAACTGGCGCAACTAACGCAAACAAAAGTTGCCGTGAGCCCAGAGCGGTAG
- a CDS encoding trypsin-like peptidase domain-containing protein, translating to MSLASSLIPQVAEVPAGWARSQMAIAQDIEEQTNIEVYRQASPAVVAIDAGTGTGSGSIVTPDGLILTNAHVVGTSPTARVRLADGREFTGDVVGFASNRVDLAAIQLRGNPRNLPTIDIAPMGAVQVGQRAFAIGNPFGLEGTFTVGIVSRIDPDRGLIQTDAAINPGNSGGPLLGSDGRLIGVNTSIFTTERSGGNIGIGFAIPVEEVETFIAEVNNGTALPTASVAGNRGGQPPVAIALNESVSGQLNTDSDVLADGSFFDAYVFAGQRGQRIEIEMVSQDLDAYLIVLSEDSDSLYLEDDDSAGDLNARVMATLPADGDYIILANSFGRGEQGRYSLRLSEVGSGPTTATPSVPPTGEAILQERGLLAQGDAIAPDGTLYDEFTFDGEAGQLVTITLVSPEFDTYLAVVDSGGNLVAENDDISPSDTNSEVTFTLPMSGPYLVIVNGYSQSDQGTYILTIR from the coding sequence TTGAGTTTAGCGAGTTCGCTGATACCGCAAGTTGCCGAGGTGCCTGCTGGGTGGGCGCGATCGCAGATGGCGATCGCCCAAGATATTGAAGAGCAAACCAACATCGAGGTTTATCGCCAAGCGAGTCCTGCTGTGGTTGCCATTGACGCGGGCACGGGCACGGGCAGCGGTAGCATCGTCACCCCTGACGGCCTGATTTTGACCAATGCTCACGTGGTGGGTACGAGCCCTACGGCGCGAGTGCGTCTAGCTGATGGCCGCGAGTTTACGGGAGATGTGGTGGGGTTTGCCAGCAACCGTGTCGATTTGGCCGCCATCCAGCTCCGGGGCAATCCGCGCAATTTACCGACCATCGACATTGCGCCCATGGGGGCCGTCCAGGTGGGCCAGCGAGCGTTTGCGATCGGCAATCCCTTTGGACTCGAAGGCACCTTTACCGTGGGCATTGTGAGTCGCATTGATCCCGATCGCGGCCTCATTCAAACCGATGCTGCGATCAACCCTGGCAACTCTGGCGGGCCACTATTGGGCAGCGATGGCCGCTTGATCGGGGTGAATACTTCCATCTTTACGACCGAACGCAGTGGCGGCAACATTGGCATTGGCTTTGCCATCCCTGTAGAAGAGGTGGAGACGTTCATCGCCGAAGTGAACAACGGCACCGCCCTGCCCACCGCCAGCGTGGCAGGAAATCGCGGGGGGCAACCACCAGTGGCGATCGCCCTCAATGAAAGCGTCTCTGGTCAACTGAATACCGACAGTGATGTGCTCGCCGACGGTAGCTTTTTTGATGCCTATGTATTCGCGGGCCAACGGGGTCAAAGAATCGAAATCGAGATGGTGAGCCAAGATCTGGATGCTTACCTGATTGTGCTGAGCGAAGACAGCGACAGCCTTTATCTGGAAGATGATGATAGTGCGGGTGATCTCAATGCGCGGGTGATGGCAACGCTACCCGCCGATGGTGACTACATTATTTTGGCTAACTCCTTTGGGCGCGGTGAGCAAGGTCGCTACAGCTTGCGCCTGAGTGAAGTGGGCAGTGGCCCGACCACGGCGACGCCCTCGGTGCCGCCGACGGGTGAGGCGATTTTGCAAGAACGTGGGCTCTTAGCTCAAGGGGACGCGATCGCCCCCGATGGCACCCTCTATGACGAATTCACTTTTGACGGTGAGGCGGGACAACTCGTGACCATTACCCTTGTCAGCCCCGAGTTTGATACCTATCTCGCGGTGGTGGATAGCGGCGGCAACTTAGTCGCTGAAAACGATGACATTTCCCCCAGCGACACCAACTCCGAGGTGACTTTTACTTTGCCGATGAGCGGTCCTTATCTCGTGATTGTGAATGGCTATTCTCAATCCGATCAGGGTACGTATATTTTGACGATTCGCTAA
- a CDS encoding NAD(P)H-quinone oxidoreductase subunit 4 yields the protein MELAQFPWLTVTILLPITAALFIPFIPDKDGKTLRWYALTVGLIDFVLLVAAFYLGYDFSDSGLQLAESYTWVPQLDLKWSVGADGLSMPLILLTGFITTLAILASWPVTLKPKLFYFLMLAMYSGQLGVFAVQDMLLFFFMWELELIPVYLLLSIWGGKKRLYAATKFILYTAGGSLFILVAALAMAFYGDVVSFDMSTLAAKDYAINFQLFMYAAFLIAYAVKLPIFPLHTWLPDAHGEATAPVHMLLAGILLKMGGYAIIRMNLGMLPDAHAVFAPILVIFGIINIIYAALTSFAQRNLKRKIAYSSISHMGFVIIGIASFTNLGLSGAVLQMVSHGLIGASLFFLVGATYDRTHTLVLNEMGGVGKKMPKIFAMFTTCSMASLALPGMSGFVAELMVFVGFATSDAYSFTFKLIAVILMAVGVILTPIYLLTMLREIFYGPENKELVEHEVLVDAEPREVFIIACLLIPIIGFGLYPKMLTQIYDTTTLSLTDNLRARAFAPTEELQPLAFLPHLQAPELPTAAD from the coding sequence ATGGAACTTGCTCAATTTCCCTGGCTGACGGTCACTATCCTCTTACCGATTACCGCAGCTCTATTCATTCCCTTCATTCCCGACAAAGATGGTAAGACCCTGCGATGGTATGCCCTAACCGTGGGTCTGATCGATTTTGTCTTGTTGGTCGCAGCCTTTTACTTAGGCTACGACTTCAGCGACTCAGGTCTCCAGCTGGCCGAAAGCTATACCTGGGTGCCCCAACTTGACCTGAAATGGTCAGTCGGCGCTGACGGCCTCTCAATGCCATTGATTCTGCTGACGGGCTTTATTACGACCCTGGCGATCTTGGCGTCATGGCCCGTCACCCTCAAACCCAAGCTGTTTTACTTCTTGATGCTGGCCATGTACAGCGGTCAGCTCGGCGTATTTGCTGTGCAAGACATGCTGCTGTTCTTCTTTATGTGGGAACTGGAACTGATTCCGGTTTACCTACTGCTGTCAATTTGGGGCGGCAAAAAGCGGTTATACGCAGCGACTAAGTTCATTCTCTACACGGCAGGCGGCTCGCTCTTTATTTTGGTAGCTGCCCTCGCGATGGCCTTCTACGGCGATGTCGTCAGCTTTGACATGTCGACCCTGGCGGCTAAAGACTACGCCATCAACTTTCAGCTCTTTATGTACGCGGCCTTCTTGATCGCCTATGCAGTGAAGTTGCCGATTTTTCCCCTGCATACCTGGCTGCCCGATGCCCACGGGGAGGCGACGGCTCCAGTTCACATGCTGCTGGCTGGTATTTTGCTGAAAATGGGCGGCTACGCCATCATCCGCATGAATTTGGGGATGTTGCCGGATGCCCACGCCGTCTTTGCGCCGATTTTGGTCATCTTCGGCATTATCAATATTATTTATGCGGCGTTGACTTCTTTTGCCCAACGTAATTTGAAGCGTAAGATTGCCTACTCATCCATTTCCCACATGGGCTTCGTGATTATTGGTATCGCCTCCTTCACGAACCTGGGGCTGAGCGGGGCCGTGCTGCAAATGGTGTCCCATGGCTTGATTGGCGCCAGTCTGTTCTTCTTAGTGGGGGCCACCTACGATCGCACTCACACCCTCGTGCTCAACGAGATGGGTGGCGTCGGCAAAAAGATGCCCAAAATTTTCGCCATGTTCACCACCTGCTCGATGGCATCTCTGGCTCTGCCGGGTATGAGCGGTTTTGTGGCGGAATTGATGGTGTTTGTCGGCTTTGCCACCAGTGATGCCTACTCTTTCACCTTTAAACTCATTGCCGTCATATTAATGGCGGTTGGCGTGATTTTGACCCCGATTTACCTGCTCACCATGCTGCGGGAGATCTTCTACGGGCCAGAGAACAAAGAGTTGGTAGAACATGAAGTGCTGGTGGATGCGGAACCGCGCGAGGTGTTTATCATCGCCTGCTTGCTGATTCCCATCATTGGGTTTGGGCTGTATCCCAAGATGCTGACGCAAATTTACGACACAACCACCCTGAGCCTGACCGATAATCTGCGGGCGCGAGCCTTTGCGCCCACCGAGGAACTGCAGCCTCTGGCCTTTTTGCCTCACTTGCAAGCGCCAGAATTGCCCACCGCTGCTGATTAG